The following are encoded together in the Tepidiforma bonchosmolovskayae genome:
- a CDS encoding acyl-CoA mutase large subunit family protein: MHVDPERARQLRAEYDEAVLREGKELAGPFMTVSGRPINRVYDPTDTADLDYERDINLPGNYPFTRGIHRTGYRGKPWTIRMFSGFGSVEETNQRYKDLLAAGNNGLSIAFDMPTLMGYDHDDPWAEGEFGACGVAVDHLGDMELLLEGIPLDKITTSMTINSPAPVVWALFIAAAEKRGIPRAKLAGTLQNDILKEYIAQNEFIYPPAESMRLVTDTIEFASKEMPLWNPISVSGYHIREAGATAAQELAFTLADGIEYVKWALARGLEIDSFAPRISFFFNAHNDFFEEIAKYRAARRIWARQMRERFGAKNPRSWVLRFHTQTAGVSLTEQQPEVNLIRVAIQALAAVLGGTQSLHTDAMDEAIALPSDKAARLAVRTQQVILHETGVINTVDPLGGSWFVERLTADIERDALDYIEKIEALGGVIPAIESGYLQKEIADASARFQREVDTRDRIIVGVNEYVLDEPKEIPILRMDPEGEKRHLARLKKHRAERDPERWAAAMQALENASRDPKANTMPYILDAVNAGATVGEVCNMWRRVFGEYREHVVV; this comes from the coding sequence ATGCACGTCGACCCCGAACGCGCCCGCCAGCTTCGCGCCGAATACGACGAGGCCGTCCTGCGCGAAGGCAAAGAGCTCGCCGGTCCCTTCATGACCGTCTCCGGCCGGCCCATTAACCGCGTCTACGACCCGACCGATACGGCGGACCTCGACTACGAACGCGATATCAACCTCCCTGGCAACTACCCCTTCACCCGCGGAATCCACCGCACCGGCTACCGCGGCAAGCCCTGGACCATCCGCATGTTCAGCGGCTTCGGCTCCGTCGAAGAGACCAACCAGCGGTACAAAGACCTGCTCGCCGCCGGCAACAACGGCCTCTCCATCGCCTTCGATATGCCCACCCTCATGGGCTACGACCACGACGACCCCTGGGCCGAAGGCGAATTCGGCGCCTGCGGCGTCGCTGTCGACCACCTCGGCGACATGGAGCTCCTCCTCGAGGGCATCCCCCTCGACAAAATCACCACCTCCATGACCATCAACAGCCCGGCGCCCGTTGTCTGGGCCCTCTTCATCGCCGCCGCCGAAAAACGCGGCATCCCCCGCGCGAAGCTTGCCGGCACCCTCCAGAACGACATCCTCAAGGAATACATCGCCCAGAACGAGTTCATCTATCCCCCGGCCGAATCGATGCGTCTCGTCACCGACACCATCGAGTTCGCATCGAAAGAGATGCCGCTCTGGAACCCCATCTCCGTCTCCGGCTACCACATCCGCGAAGCCGGCGCCACGGCCGCCCAGGAGCTCGCCTTCACCCTCGCCGACGGCATCGAGTACGTGAAGTGGGCCCTCGCCCGCGGCCTCGAGATCGACAGCTTCGCGCCCCGCATCTCCTTCTTCTTCAACGCCCACAACGACTTCTTCGAGGAAATCGCCAAGTACCGCGCCGCACGCCGCATCTGGGCCCGCCAGATGCGCGAGCGCTTCGGCGCAAAGAACCCCCGCTCCTGGGTCCTCCGCTTCCATACCCAGACCGCCGGCGTCTCCCTCACCGAACAGCAGCCCGAGGTCAACCTCATCCGTGTCGCCATTCAGGCCCTCGCAGCCGTCCTCGGCGGCACCCAATCGCTCCACACCGACGCCATGGACGAGGCGATCGCCCTCCCCTCCGACAAGGCCGCCCGCCTCGCCGTCCGCACCCAGCAGGTCATCCTCCACGAGACCGGCGTCATCAACACCGTCGACCCGCTCGGCGGCTCCTGGTTCGTCGAACGGCTCACCGCCGACATCGAACGCGACGCCCTCGACTACATCGAGAAAATCGAAGCCCTCGGCGGCGTCATCCCCGCCATCGAGTCCGGCTATCTCCAGAAGGAGATTGCTGACGCCTCCGCCCGCTTCCAGCGCGAAGTCGACACCCGCGACCGGATCATCGTCGGCGTCAACGAGTACGTCCTCGACGAACCGAAAGAGATCCCCATCCTCCGCATGGACCCCGAGGGCGAAAAGCGCCATCTCGCCCGCCTGAAGAAGCACCGCGCCGAGCGCGACCCCGAGCGCTGGGCCGCCGCCATGCAGGCCCTCGAAAACGCCAGCCGCGACCCGAAGGCGAACACTATGCCCTACATCCTCGACGCCGTGAACGCCGGGGCAACCGTCGGCGAGGTCTGCAACATGTGGCGGCGCGTCTTCGGTGAATACCGGGAGCACGTCGTGGTGTAA
- a CDS encoding pyridoxal phosphate-dependent aminotransferase yields MPRTHIARRTSVFSESVIREMTRLAMLHGAMNLAQGYPDFPAPAFIKQAAVDAINADINQYAITWGAPRLRRAIADKTCRFYGLEVDPDREVTVTCGATEAMMCAMLAVVEEGDEVIVFEPVYENYVPDAAMSGARLVFVTLRGEGFSFDPGELRRAFSPRTRAIIVNTPNNPSGKVFTRAELQQIAALCQEFDTLCITDEIYERILYDGREHIPMATLPGMYERTITISGLSKTFSVTGWRLGYLVAPPHLTDALRKVHDFLTVGAPAPLQEAAAVAIEQADAYYPELREMYAAKRAILLEALRAAGFACHQPEGAYYIMADFSALGFDGDDTAFAHHLIRDIGVAPVPGSSFYRPGSDAGSRMVRFTFSKSDETLREAARRLASR; encoded by the coding sequence ATGCCCCGCACCCACATCGCCCGCCGCACGAGCGTCTTCAGCGAGTCCGTCATCCGCGAGATGACCCGCCTCGCCATGCTCCACGGCGCGATGAACCTCGCCCAGGGCTATCCCGACTTCCCGGCCCCCGCCTTCATCAAGCAGGCCGCCGTCGACGCTATCAACGCCGACATCAACCAGTACGCCATCACCTGGGGCGCGCCCCGCCTCCGGCGCGCCATCGCCGACAAGACCTGCCGCTTCTACGGCCTCGAGGTCGACCCCGACCGCGAGGTCACCGTCACCTGCGGCGCCACCGAGGCGATGATGTGCGCCATGCTCGCCGTCGTCGAGGAGGGCGACGAGGTCATCGTCTTCGAGCCCGTCTACGAAAACTACGTGCCCGATGCCGCCATGTCCGGCGCGCGCCTCGTCTTCGTCACCCTCCGCGGCGAAGGCTTTTCCTTCGACCCCGGCGAGCTCCGCCGGGCTTTCTCGCCGCGCACCCGCGCCATCATCGTCAACACGCCGAATAACCCCAGCGGCAAGGTCTTCACCCGGGCCGAGCTCCAGCAGATCGCTGCCCTCTGCCAGGAGTTCGACACCCTCTGCATCACCGACGAAATCTACGAGCGCATCCTCTACGACGGCCGCGAGCACATCCCCATGGCCACGCTCCCGGGCATGTACGAGCGGACCATCACCATCAGCGGCCTCTCCAAGACCTTCTCCGTCACCGGCTGGCGGCTCGGCTACCTGGTCGCCCCGCCGCACCTCACCGATGCGCTCCGCAAGGTGCACGACTTCCTCACCGTCGGCGCCCCCGCTCCGCTCCAGGAGGCTGCCGCCGTCGCCATCGAACAGGCCGATGCCTACTACCCCGAACTCCGCGAGATGTACGCCGCCAAGCGCGCCATCCTCCTCGAGGCCCTCCGCGCGGCCGGCTTCGCCTGCCACCAGCCCGAAGGCGCCTACTACATCATGGCCGACTTCTCCGCCCTCGGGTTCGACGGCGACGACACCGCCTTCGCCCACCATCTCATCCGCGACATCGGCGTCGCCCCCGTCCCCGGCTCCAGCTTCTACCGCCCCGGCAGCGACGCCGGCAGCCGGATGGTCCGCTTCACGTTCTCCAAGTCCGACGAAACGCTCCGCGAAGCTGCCCGCCGGCTCGCCAGCCGCTAG
- a CDS encoding vWA domain-containing protein, with product MNGLEFAAPAGLALALLAIPLAWAVRRPRPAVPVAAIPPLAGARPGWRLRFARALPALRVLAVVLLAIAVAGPRRGDARTLVPGEGIDIVLSLDLSSSMLASFGDSTRLAVTKDVVREFIRSRENDRVGLVVFQQDALPLSPPSTDYAALDRMVADLDSGLLPDGTGIGVGLAAALSMLQESTAASRVVILLTDGEHNAPSIRPEAAAALAAALKVRVYTIGVVSPSPIDRGREIDERLLREIAAQTGGRYFAASDPGQLADVYDEISSLERSRITRESFDDYDYFAPWFAGAGAALLALELLLAGTLLRRLPA from the coding sequence GTGAACGGCCTCGAATTCGCCGCCCCCGCGGGGCTCGCCCTCGCCCTCCTCGCCATCCCGCTCGCGTGGGCCGTCCGTCGCCCCCGCCCGGCCGTGCCCGTCGCTGCCATCCCGCCGCTCGCCGGGGCCCGCCCGGGCTGGCGCCTCCGTTTCGCACGCGCCCTGCCGGCGCTGCGCGTGCTCGCCGTCGTCCTCCTCGCCATCGCTGTCGCCGGGCCCCGCCGTGGCGACGCCCGCACGCTCGTCCCGGGCGAAGGCATCGACATTGTCCTCTCCCTCGACCTCTCCAGCTCCATGCTCGCGAGCTTCGGCGATTCCACCCGCCTCGCCGTAACCAAAGACGTCGTGCGCGAGTTCATCCGCTCCCGCGAGAACGACCGCGTCGGCCTCGTCGTCTTCCAGCAGGACGCCCTCCCCCTCTCCCCGCCGTCCACCGACTACGCCGCCCTCGACCGCATGGTCGCCGACCTCGACTCCGGCCTCCTCCCCGATGGCACGGGCATCGGCGTCGGCCTCGCCGCCGCCCTCTCCATGCTGCAGGAATCCACCGCCGCCAGCCGCGTCGTCATCCTCCTCACCGACGGCGAACACAACGCCCCATCCATCCGGCCTGAGGCTGCCGCAGCACTCGCCGCCGCGCTCAAGGTGCGCGTCTATACCATCGGCGTCGTGAGCCCCTCGCCCATCGACCGCGGTCGCGAAATCGACGAACGCCTGCTCCGGGAAATCGCCGCCCAGACCGGCGGCCGCTACTTCGCCGCCAGCGACCCCGGCCAGCTCGCCGACGTCTACGACGAAATCTCCTCCCTCGAACGCTCCCGCATCACCCGCGAATCCTTCGACGACTACGACTACTTCGCCCCCTGGTTCGCCGGCGCTGGGGCCGCGCTCCTCGCCCTCGAACTCCTCCTCGCCGGCACCCTCCTCCGGAGGCTCCCCGCATGA
- a CDS encoding Lrp/AsnC family transcriptional regulator — MRAVFVMIKTDPGHTTAVANRVAEVPSFSECYSITGQYDLLAKLYVDDIDSIGRVIERDIHAIPHVRETYTILTFEAFGVR, encoded by the coding sequence ATGCGCGCTGTTTTCGTCATGATCAAAACCGACCCCGGCCACACCACCGCCGTCGCCAACCGCGTCGCCGAAGTGCCCTCCTTCTCCGAGTGCTACAGCATCACCGGCCAGTACGACCTCCTGGCCAAGCTCTACGTCGACGACATCGACAGCATCGGCCGCGTCATCGAACGCGACATCCACGCCATCCCCCACGTCCGCGAAACCTACACCATCCTCACCTTCGAAGCCTTCGGAGTGCGCTGA
- a CDS encoding molybdenum cofactor biosynthesis protein MoaE, whose product MLIRVTEEPLSADEAARAVASPAAGAINVFLGVVRNTNLGRAVSHLVYDAYPSMAEKEMRAIAEEAKARFGLEGCAILHRTGRLEIGETSLVVAVSCGHRRESYEAGLWVVNEVKKRVPVWKKEVWEDGEEWIEGPESLGMQQAPASMRP is encoded by the coding sequence ATGCTGATCCGGGTGACGGAGGAGCCGCTTTCGGCGGACGAGGCTGCGCGGGCGGTGGCCTCGCCGGCGGCCGGGGCGATCAACGTCTTCCTCGGGGTGGTGCGGAACACCAACCTGGGGCGCGCAGTCTCGCACCTGGTGTACGACGCCTACCCGTCGATGGCGGAGAAGGAGATGCGGGCGATCGCGGAGGAGGCGAAGGCGCGGTTCGGGCTGGAGGGCTGCGCGATCCTGCACCGGACGGGGCGGCTGGAAATCGGGGAGACGAGCCTGGTGGTCGCGGTGAGCTGCGGGCACCGGCGGGAGTCGTACGAGGCGGGGCTGTGGGTCGTGAACGAGGTGAAGAAGCGGGTGCCGGTGTGGAAGAAGGAAGTCTGGGAGGACGGGGAGGAATGGATCGAAGGGCCGGAATCGCTGGGGATGCAGCAGGCGCCGGCGAGCATGCGCCCATGA
- a CDS encoding YajQ family cyclic di-GMP-binding protein — MAKDESFDITTGADLQEVANAINQARKEIGTRFDFKGVVAEIDYEHGTNRFVLHAQDDYKLEAMWQVVAQRMVARNVPLKNLVRGTPQKASGGTLRQEVTIVQGIEQEIARKIVKFIKEQKYKKAQAQIQGDAVRVSSPSRDELQQVIRDVKAQDWGIELKFGNFR, encoded by the coding sequence ATGGCGAAGGACGAGAGTTTCGACATCACGACGGGCGCGGACCTGCAGGAAGTCGCGAATGCGATCAACCAGGCACGGAAGGAGATCGGTACACGGTTCGACTTCAAGGGGGTGGTCGCCGAGATCGACTACGAGCACGGGACGAACCGGTTCGTGCTGCACGCGCAGGACGACTACAAGCTGGAGGCGATGTGGCAGGTGGTGGCGCAGCGGATGGTGGCGCGGAATGTGCCGCTCAAGAACCTGGTGCGGGGGACGCCGCAGAAGGCCTCGGGCGGGACGCTGCGGCAGGAGGTGACGATCGTCCAGGGGATTGAGCAGGAGATTGCGCGGAAGATTGTGAAGTTCATCAAGGAGCAGAAGTACAAGAAGGCGCAGGCGCAGATCCAGGGCGATGCGGTGCGGGTGAGTTCGCCGAGCCGGGATGAGCTGCAGCAGGTGATCCGCGACGTGAAGGCGCAGGACTGGGGGATCGAGCTGAAGTTCGGGAACTTCCGGTAG
- a CDS encoding DUF58 domain-containing protein, giving the protein MLRLPIPFPRTAPSRAAPALDDPLTPALLARVRAIELRARRLVNTLFLGEYHAVFRGRGLEFDELRPYVPGDDVRALDWNAYARTGEPFIRRYREDRDLTVIFVVDVSASQFAGAAPVAKSALAAEIAAVLALAAVRNKDRVGLLLFAGRPQRYVRPAGGATHVLRVIREILRARPAHPGTDLAAALQYLVGVQRRRATVFLISDFLAPVEPARLRAAASRHDLIAVTVRDPVDEALPDAGVVTVADAETGAVLELDTCDPAVREAYARRVRELDADRAALFGQLGIDEIRAVAGEDYVPALLRFFRRRGAAA; this is encoded by the coding sequence ATGCTCCGTCTCCCCATCCCCTTCCCCCGCACCGCTCCTTCCCGGGCAGCCCCCGCGCTCGATGACCCCCTCACCCCCGCGCTCCTCGCCCGCGTCCGCGCCATCGAGCTGCGCGCCCGCCGCCTCGTCAACACCCTCTTCCTCGGCGAATACCACGCCGTCTTCCGCGGCCGCGGCCTCGAGTTCGATGAACTCCGCCCCTACGTCCCCGGCGACGACGTCCGCGCCCTCGACTGGAACGCCTACGCCCGCACCGGCGAGCCGTTCATCCGCCGCTACCGCGAAGACCGCGACCTCACCGTCATCTTCGTCGTCGATGTCTCCGCCTCCCAGTTCGCCGGCGCCGCGCCCGTCGCAAAAAGCGCCCTCGCCGCCGAAATCGCCGCCGTCCTCGCCCTCGCTGCCGTCCGCAACAAGGACCGCGTCGGCCTCCTCCTCTTCGCCGGCCGCCCCCAGCGCTACGTCCGCCCTGCTGGCGGCGCAACCCACGTCCTCCGCGTCATCCGCGAAATCCTCCGCGCCCGCCCGGCGCATCCCGGTACCGACCTCGCCGCCGCGCTCCAGTACCTCGTCGGCGTACAGCGCCGCCGCGCCACCGTCTTCCTCATCTCCGACTTCCTCGCTCCGGTCGAACCGGCCCGCCTCCGCGCCGCGGCCAGCCGCCACGACCTGATCGCCGTCACCGTCCGCGACCCCGTCGACGAAGCCCTCCCCGATGCCGGAGTCGTCACCGTGGCCGACGCCGAAACCGGCGCCGTGCTCGAGCTCGACACCTGCGACCCGGCCGTGCGCGAGGCCTACGCCCGCCGCGTCCGCGAACTCGACGCCGACCGCGCTGCCCTCTTCGGCCAGCTCGGCATCGACGAAATCCGCGCCGTCGCCGGCGAGGACTACGTCCCCGCCCTCCTCCGCTTCTTCCGCCGCCGGGGGGCCGCCGCATGA
- a CDS encoding AAA family ATPase yields the protein MPPGASALPPAAALAADTLARVRAEVHRVIIGQDRLIDRLLIGLLCNGHILVEGVPGLAKSLTVSTLARALDLHAVRIQFTPDLLPADLVGTEVFNARDGQFTIRKGPIFANFVLADEINRAPAKVQSALLEAMQERQVTIGGQTFPLDDPFLVITTQNPIEQEGTYPLPEAQLDRFLLKVRVDYPSRAEERQVLELSLAPEPPRVGVVASRQSILDARAAVHEVALDDAIRDYITQLVAATRRPADYRLPDLQPLIAFGASPRASISLALAARAHAFLHGRGYTTPDDVKAVAHEALRHRIITTYEADARELTPDDLIDRLLEGVDVP from the coding sequence GTGCCGCCCGGCGCATCCGCCCTCCCGCCTGCCGCCGCCCTCGCCGCCGATACCCTCGCCCGCGTCCGCGCCGAGGTCCACCGCGTCATCATCGGCCAGGACCGCCTCATCGACCGCCTCCTCATCGGCCTCCTCTGCAACGGCCACATCCTCGTCGAGGGCGTCCCCGGCCTCGCCAAGTCCCTCACCGTCTCCACCCTCGCCCGCGCCCTTGACCTTCACGCCGTCCGCATCCAGTTCACTCCCGACCTCCTCCCCGCCGACCTCGTCGGCACCGAGGTCTTCAACGCCCGCGATGGCCAGTTCACCATCCGCAAGGGCCCCATCTTCGCCAACTTCGTCCTCGCCGACGAAATCAACCGCGCCCCCGCCAAGGTCCAGTCCGCCCTCCTCGAAGCGATGCAGGAGCGCCAGGTCACCATCGGCGGCCAGACCTTCCCGCTCGATGACCCCTTCCTCGTCATCACCACCCAGAATCCGATCGAGCAGGAAGGCACCTACCCCCTGCCCGAGGCCCAGCTCGACCGCTTCCTCCTCAAGGTCCGCGTCGACTACCCCTCCCGCGCCGAGGAGCGGCAGGTCCTCGAACTCAGCCTCGCCCCGGAGCCGCCCCGCGTCGGCGTCGTCGCCTCCCGCCAGTCCATCCTCGATGCCCGCGCCGCCGTCCACGAGGTCGCCCTTGACGACGCCATCCGCGACTACATCACCCAGCTCGTCGCGGCCACCCGGCGCCCCGCCGACTACCGCCTCCCCGACCTCCAGCCACTCATCGCCTTCGGCGCCTCCCCGCGCGCCTCGATCAGCCTCGCCCTCGCCGCACGCGCCCACGCGTTCCTCCACGGCCGCGGCTACACCACGCCCGATGACGTCAAAGCGGTCGCCCACGAGGCACTCCGCCATCGCATCATCACCACCTACGAAGCCGACGCCCGCGAGCTGACGCCCGACGACCTCATCGACCGCCTGCTCGAAGGCGTCGACGTGCCCTGA
- a CDS encoding ComF family protein, giving the protein MRPRTLLDRAVDLLFPLRCAGCGAFDTALCPACEARLEPAVGPGRCGNCSAAWDGADFCPRCFGWRELAGVRSVYEHAGAARALVHRLKYQRYRALAPLMAARVAPLAASLPVDGWVAVPLHRSRERDRGFNQAELLLRHAGLPPAPARLRRVRNTGSQVRRTAAARAAALAGAFAAEGPPLDGLVVGLIDDVITSGATARECARALLDHGACRVWAVSFTRASLDLSAPEAPIDD; this is encoded by the coding sequence ATGCGTCCCCGCACCCTGCTCGACCGCGCCGTCGACCTCCTCTTTCCCCTCCGCTGCGCCGGCTGCGGCGCCTTCGATACCGCCCTCTGCCCCGCCTGCGAAGCCCGCCTCGAGCCTGCCGTCGGTCCCGGCCGCTGCGGCAACTGCTCCGCCGCCTGGGACGGAGCCGATTTTTGCCCCCGCTGCTTCGGCTGGCGCGAACTCGCCGGCGTCCGCTCCGTCTACGAACACGCCGGCGCCGCGCGCGCCCTCGTCCACCGCCTCAAATACCAGCGCTACCGCGCCCTCGCTCCTTTGATGGCCGCCCGCGTGGCCCCGCTTGCCGCGTCTCTCCCCGTCGACGGCTGGGTCGCCGTTCCCCTCCACCGGAGCCGCGAGCGCGACCGCGGCTTCAACCAGGCCGAACTCCTCCTCCGCCATGCCGGCCTCCCGCCCGCCCCGGCCCGCCTGCGCCGCGTCCGCAACACCGGCAGCCAGGTGCGCCGCACGGCCGCCGCCCGCGCCGCAGCCCTGGCCGGCGCCTTCGCCGCCGAAGGCCCGCCCCTCGATGGTCTCGTCGTCGGCCTGATCGACGATGTCATCACCTCCGGCGCCACAGCCCGCGAATGCGCCCGCGCCCTCCTCGACCACGGCGCCTGCCGGGTCTGGGCCGTCAGCTTCACCCGCGCCAGCCTCGACCTCTCGGCCCCGGAGGCCCCGATCGACGACTGA
- a CDS encoding cytochrome c oxidase assembly protein, with amino-acid sequence MTFAGWTLDPLWLPAAILALAAYARAWRAAAGAHPRWRAAAFAAGVAVVLAAAVTPIEHLGNRVLWINFLGFLLLTMVAPPLLLLGAPLTLAFRVASPAGRRRLRALYRSRLAAVLTFPVFTWLLFAVVTYLWQFTRLTDLAAEHPLLRELQLASLLLTGLLFWIPALAIDPARWRLPYPLRALYVFVEMTHKALFGGMFLSMNTAMHSGFAARAPGWAPDPITDQRIAIMILWLAGNLLFVAVLAAIIVGWIRYEARNQRRVDRRLALQRDAERRRRAALEQVFHRPV; translated from the coding sequence GTGACCTTCGCCGGCTGGACGCTCGACCCGCTCTGGCTCCCGGCCGCCATCCTCGCCCTCGCGGCCTATGCCCGCGCATGGCGGGCCGCCGCCGGCGCCCACCCCCGCTGGCGCGCAGCCGCCTTTGCCGCCGGAGTCGCAGTCGTCCTCGCCGCCGCGGTGACCCCCATCGAGCACCTCGGCAACCGGGTCCTCTGGATCAACTTCCTCGGCTTCCTCCTGCTCACCATGGTCGCGCCGCCCCTCCTGCTCCTCGGCGCGCCCCTCACCCTCGCCTTCCGCGTCGCCTCGCCCGCCGGCCGTCGCCGCCTCCGCGCCCTCTACCGGAGCCGGCTCGCCGCCGTCCTCACCTTCCCCGTCTTCACCTGGCTCCTCTTCGCCGTCGTCACCTACCTCTGGCAGTTCACCCGCCTAACTGACCTCGCCGCCGAACACCCGCTCCTGCGCGAACTCCAGCTCGCCTCGCTCCTCCTCACCGGCCTCCTCTTCTGGATACCCGCCCTCGCCATCGACCCGGCCCGCTGGCGCCTCCCCTACCCCCTCCGCGCCCTCTACGTCTTCGTCGAAATGACCCACAAGGCGCTCTTCGGCGGCATGTTCCTGAGCATGAACACCGCCATGCACAGCGGCTTCGCCGCCCGCGCCCCCGGCTGGGCCCCCGACCCGATCACCGACCAGCGCATCGCCATCATGATCCTCTGGCTCGCCGGCAACCTCCTCTTCGTCGCCGTCCTCGCCGCCATCATCGTCGGCTGGATCCGCTACGAGGCGCGCAACCAGCGCCGGGTCGACCGCCGCCTCGCCCTCCAGCGCGACGCCGAGCGCCGCCGCCGGGCAGCCCTCGAACAGGTCTTCCACCGCCCCGTCTGA
- the moaD gene encoding molybdopterin converting factor subunit 1 — translation MGSVTVLLFASLAERAGTRRLEVEVGEGELVRDVRDRVVARYPQLAAAVPTLMYALDEEYAREDAPVRAGATLALIPPVSGG, via the coding sequence ATGGGTTCGGTCACGGTGCTGCTCTTTGCTTCGCTGGCGGAACGGGCCGGGACCCGGCGGCTCGAGGTCGAGGTCGGCGAGGGGGAGCTGGTGCGGGACGTGCGCGACCGGGTGGTGGCGCGATATCCGCAGCTGGCCGCGGCCGTGCCGACGCTGATGTATGCGCTGGACGAGGAGTACGCGCGGGAGGATGCGCCGGTGCGGGCCGGTGCGACGCTCGCGCTGATCCCGCCGGTTTCGGGAGGTTGA
- a CDS encoding VWA domain-containing protein yields the protein MSGITFAHPWALLLLPLPFLALAAWAFGMARGRRRARRLSRFLPSRPSITAAVLYSLAAALAIVAAAQPRWGTRVSQVPRTGADLVIVMDISRSMDVPDVEPSRLAAAKAAAVQSIDRLAGDRIGLVIFAGSARIRFPLTTDAAAAARVVESLETGVVLVEGGTDVARGLELALDLLADDSSAGRLVLLLTDGDNLGGDVAAVAERFRAAGVELLVAGVGTPEGGIVPAVDPITGRVGPRRDAAGQPIVSRLDEPFLRALAVAAGGRYLGTNLAVVPGVVEGRIRALERTRLDERTTTLPVERFQLFAGAALAVVILGTLVERFRPRRAVLLAPAAAPLLLLLLAGCASPAYEANERGRAALEAGDAEAAIEAFLQAQVERPNDPAIALNLAAAYHAAGRYEDAIRTARRALESNDPEIRRRAFASIGHHQFEAGRLPEALSAFRDALLLDPADDASRHDFEVVLRLLYPPSPAPSPSPPATPSASPSPSPGQSPSPAPDGAPGTPAPSADGTPVPGQGTPGPGQTGQTPQPGATPQPTPGGGGTPVPGSGGTPGPTIAELNRRIEAIDRQVRELLLEAGEQPTPAQALRILELLAERSRLAQQRDALAGRPGTDY from the coding sequence ATGAGCGGCATCACCTTCGCCCACCCCTGGGCGCTTCTCCTCCTGCCCCTCCCCTTCCTCGCGCTCGCGGCCTGGGCCTTCGGCATGGCCCGCGGGCGGCGCCGCGCCCGCCGCCTCTCCCGCTTCCTCCCCTCCCGCCCCTCTATCACCGCCGCGGTGCTCTACAGCCTCGCTGCTGCCCTGGCCATCGTCGCCGCCGCCCAGCCGCGCTGGGGCACCCGCGTCTCCCAGGTTCCCCGCACCGGCGCCGACCTCGTCATCGTCATGGACATCTCCCGCAGCATGGACGTCCCCGACGTCGAACCCTCCCGCCTCGCTGCCGCAAAGGCTGCCGCGGTCCAGTCCATCGACCGTCTCGCCGGGGACCGCATCGGCCTCGTCATCTTTGCCGGCAGCGCCCGCATCCGCTTCCCCCTCACAACCGACGCCGCTGCTGCCGCCCGCGTCGTCGAATCGCTCGAAACCGGCGTCGTCCTCGTCGAAGGCGGCACCGACGTTGCCCGCGGCCTCGAACTCGCCCTCGACCTCCTCGCCGACGACTCCTCCGCCGGCCGCCTCGTGCTGCTCCTCACCGACGGCGACAACCTCGGCGGCGACGTCGCTGCCGTCGCCGAACGCTTCCGCGCCGCCGGCGTCGAGCTGCTCGTCGCCGGGGTCGGCACCCCCGAGGGCGGCATCGTCCCTGCCGTCGACCCCATCACCGGCCGCGTCGGTCCCCGGCGTGATGCCGCCGGCCAGCCCATCGTCTCCCGCCTCGATGAGCCGTTCCTCCGCGCGCTCGCAGTTGCCGCGGGCGGCCGCTACCTCGGCACCAATCTCGCCGTCGTCCCCGGCGTCGTCGAGGGCCGCATCCGCGCCCTTGAGCGCACCCGCCTCGACGAGCGCACCACGACCCTCCCTGTCGAGCGGTTCCAGCTCTTCGCCGGCGCTGCCCTCGCCGTCGTCATCCTCGGCACCCTCGTAGAACGGTTCCGGCCGCGGCGCGCCGTCCTCCTCGCGCCCGCCGCCGCGCCGCTCCTCCTGCTCCTCCTTGCCGGCTGCGCCTCCCCGGCCTACGAAGCGAACGAACGCGGCCGCGCCGCGCTCGAAGCCGGCGACGCCGAAGCCGCCATCGAGGCCTTCCTCCAGGCCCAGGTCGAGCGCCCGAACGACCCGGCCATCGCCCTCAACCTCGCCGCCGCCTACCACGCCGCCGGCCGTTACGAAGACGCCATCCGCACCGCCCGGCGCGCCCTCGAATCGAACGACCCGGAAATCCGTCGGCGCGCCTTCGCCAGCATCGGCCACCACCAGTTCGAAGCCGGCCGCCTCCCCGAAGCCCTCTCCGCCTTCCGCGATGCCCTGCTCCTCGACCCCGCCGACGACGCGTCCCGCCACGACTTCGAGGTCGTCCTCCGCCTGCTCTATCCGCCGTCGCCCGCCCCCTCGCCTTCGCCCCCCGCCACGCCTTCGGCCTCGCCGTCGCCGTCGCCCGGGCAGTCGCCGTCCCCCGCTCCGGATGGCGCACCCGGCACGCCGGCCCCCTCCGCCGATGGCACCCCCGTGCCGGGCCAGGGCACGCCGGGACCCGGCCAGACCGGCCAAACGCCGCAGCCCGGCGCCACGCCCCAGCCGACGCCGGGCGGTGGCGGCACGCCGGTCCCGGGGTCCGGCGGCACGCCGGGCCCGACCATCGCCGAACTCAACCGCCGCATCGAGGCCATCGACCGCCAGGTCCGCGAACTCCTCCTCGAAGCCGGCGAGCAGCCGACCCCCGCCCAGGCCCTCCGCATCCTCGAACTCCTCGCCGAGCGCAGCCGCCTCGCCCAGCAGCGCGACGCCCTCGCCGGCCGGCCCGGCACCGACTACTGA